GCGCCGTTATTTTTATAGCGAGGGATATGGTTGAGGGCGCGATAAAAAACTTTGGCCGTTAAATCTTCCGCCTCGTGGCGATTGCCCACGCGATAATAGATGTAGTTGTAGATTTTTTCAACGTGCAACTCGTAAAGCTGGCCAAAAGCTTCCGGGTCTGTTTTGGCTTGTTCAATGAGGGTTGCTTCGTCAAGTTCAAGGGTCATTACGTTTCCTTACCCTGGATCGGCCTGGGCCGGTTCCGGGCAAAAGCCTACGCCCAAAGCCCCCGGCCCCAGGTGCGCCCCAATTACCGGGCCAAGTTCAGAAATAAAAAAGTAACTCACGTTAAAGTGGTCGCGCATCATCCGGCCCAATTCTTCCGCTTCAGCTTTGGCGGCTACGTGCATCACGCCGGCCTGAACCAATTGTTTGGGCTGAACCAGTTTTTGTTCAAGCTCGGCAAACAAACGTTGGATGGCTTTTTTTTTGTCCGCACCCGGCCCAGGGGCTGCACCTGGCCATCCACCAGGGCCAGGATGGGTTTGGCATCAAGGAGCGTGCCTACAAAAGCCGCCGCCGCGCCAATGCGTCCCCCCCGTTTGAGATACTCCAGCGTGTCAACATATAACACAATGGCTATCTCTTGCCGCATTTGCTCCAGGCGAGCCATAATCTCGCTGATACCCCGGTTATCAGCCGCCATTTGGGCGGCGGCCATAACCATCAAGCCCAAGCCCATGGCCGCAGAACGACTGTCGAACACGGTAATATCGGCTTGGGGCAATTGTAAAGCGGCGGTGAAGGCAGAATTGTAGGTTCCGCTCAATTTACTGCTAACGCTTAAAACCAAAATTTTGGCGGTTGCGTTGCGGCTAAAAATTTCCTGGTAAGCATTTTTGAACTCGGTTACAGCAGGTTGGGAGGTGGTGGGAAAAGTGTTGGCGGTGATGAGTTGTTGATAAAAAGCATACTGGCTAAGGCCTGTCTCGTGGTAAGTTTCAGAACCAACCTGCACCTTGAGCGGCACCACTGAGATTTTATGTTTGCTAATAAATTCAGGGGGAAGGTAACAGGTGGAATCCGTAATAATCCTGAGCATAGGTATAGTGGGGATCAGGTTGAAGCACGGCGCATCACACTCATGGCATCGTTGAGAAAGGCGGAAAGTTTGGTGATACTTTCGTCGCTCATTTCAGAAAGTTGCGTTTGAAAGCGTTTGGTGTGGGTGAGTAGTTTGTCGGTTAAGCTGGTATCATCGGCATCATCATTGCTCAGGGTAGAAGCCAGGCTCAAACCGGCCAAAGCGCCCAATCCTATCTGGCCCTTGGTACTCACTGTATCCAGGATGGGCCGCAGATTATGGTCTCTCAGGCGTTCCACATTGAGAATGAGCACAGAAATCATCTCGGCGCAGTAGTTCAAGGGCGTTTTGGCATCGGGCAGCCGAGAAATCGCTTCACGCAAGGCGTCAACCGGGTTACTCTGGCGGGTTTCTTCCAGCCGGTGCAGGATGCGCTCTTTAACCCCTTGCCAGTCGTTGTTGCGCATTTCATCCCGCAATTGGGTTAAAAAGCGAGCGGCTTTATGGGTGGGATAAAACACTACCTGCGAACGTCCCGGCCCGGCCTGCTCGTCGTTTAAGATGTAATCAGAAGCCGCAACACCTTTTTCTTCTAACACCTTGAGCATATCATAGGCGGAGAATTTGTTGACGCCCAAATCTTTCGCCACTACAGAATAATGGACCGGCCCTTTTTCACGATATAGCTCAAACAACTTATCCAAAAACGTTTGCTGGCGAGGCGTTAATTTTAACATCCCCATTTGTCCTTTCAATTTGGTTAAAATCCCAAAACCCAAGAACTGTCTTCGATTGTACCCTTATCGGTTGGCCTTGTCAATTAGATGCATAAAGCGTAACATTTTGGCGAGTCAGGGGTTTCTATTTTCGTTCACTTGTTGTTTTTGCTTATAATTAAAAAGCGTTTAGAATTGCTGCGCATTCACATTCATTCGGGAGCAAATAATTAATGATGTTTAGTGACAATGATATCCGGCGGCGCGTTGTCGTCACCGGTATGGGCATGGTTAGCCCGGTGGGTAATGATGTTGAGTCAAGCTGGCAGGCAATGATGAAGGGTGAGTGCGGGGTAGAGCCGATCACCCGATTTGACACCACCGATTTTCCTTGCACTATTGCCGCCTTTGTTAAAGATTTTAATCCGCTTGCTTACATGGACAAACGCGACGCCCGCCGGATGGCGCCGTTTCTGCATTTTGCCGTG
The genomic region above belongs to Anaerolineae bacterium and contains:
- a CDS encoding DegV family protein → MFAELEQKLVQPKQLVQAGVMHVAAKAEAEELGRMMRDHFNVSYFFISELGPVIGAHLGPGALGVGFCPEPAQADPG
- a CDS encoding DegV family protein translates to MLRIITDSTCYLPPEFISKHKISVVPLKVQVGSETYHETGLSQYAFYQQLITANTFPTTSQPAVTEFKNAYQEIFSRNATAKILVLSVSSKLSGTYNSAFTAALQLPQADITVFDSRSAAMGLGLMVMAAAQMAADNRGISEIMARLEQMRQEIAIVLYVDTLEYLKRGGRIGAAAAFVGTLLDAKPILALVDGQVQPLGRVRTKKKPSNVCLPSLNKNWFSPNNWFRPA